A region from the Alosa alosa isolate M-15738 ecotype Scorff River chromosome 7, AALO_Geno_1.1, whole genome shotgun sequence genome encodes:
- the LOC125298393 gene encoding integrin alpha-X-like isoform X3, whose protein sequence is MKNLTNTHRALNFTLFNLFDKQESGRHPDAIKAVVIITDGNPSDTNKMGGYILEKYEARHIIRFVIAVGKVDMKKLETLASEPKSNNSFYIQDYAGLNGLLTNLQTKIFNIEGSKQDLAQTWEKELSQSGMSAEFTEDTLILGSVGSNNWKGSLYQIKDKNSPEIEIQDPDMKTDSYMGYSVSVGKKNGVPLYFTGAPRYKHRGQVIVFSNIGGQWNVTKRVDSEQLGSYFGAELCAVDIDSDGTTDFLMVGAPLYYEPQREGRMYVYALTEENNLEKMQNISESSQGRFASSMASLRDLNGDGLQDLAVGAPLEDNQRGAVYIYLGDKTTGIRQEYSQRIRAKMLSEGLQQFGVAIDGKSDVDGLTEIAVGARGQVVLLKSKPIFTVSPHLSFSPSEISIQQFDCAEHKEDFPVFYVTICFKMSEQTRSTNDALSKGIQLDYDLVVDSQRKNSRGFLAAKNVTLRSVQSRLHLNKNTTCQNHTIYMQSCVMDTLSPVVLKVNFSQAESQQSYGILNVDSKKLAMVEVPFEKSCGHNDTCVAKLKMDFNFTSTELVLFTDQEYLHVRVELANEGDDSYNTSLLFKYPEGLSHSKLTPIKQNKRALTRCTGDQDKTDLTICSVSLPVFRSESWAIFNESFYITPSLDWNDFFAITITAHSDNGGDYPVTKTLPVRFAVNLNVKFWDTREASYLDYSLEDKGPKTLRHMYQVANMGRVPLPVTVNFTFPTKPENHFEIRDYRISHDKGNETIQCDDPEDTSTPNCTDCKMVRCFIPILKISDKVKFTLTVDAVYNLSPNEYTFSEKRYKVEYKSSAQISYNETRYVQTGNDQTVTGAVPDFPWNQGVTKVEFIVPIHQPLIIGLASSGGLLLLIIIAVALYKCGFFKRKKFGEENDIYCNKEMTPEDPEEAAQPLEAKPLVNEAPTENGSPASPDSEEAQKVDADCEQ, encoded by the exons ATGAAAaatctgacaaacacacaccggGCCTTGAACTTCACTCT GTTTAATCTATTTGACAAACAAGAGAGTGGTAGACACCCAGATGCAATAAAGGCAGTGGTCATCATCACTGATGGCAATCCTTCAGACACTAACAAAATGGGAGGATACATTTTAGAAAAATATGAAGCCAGACACATCATCCGATTTGTCATTGCG GTTGGAAAAGTGGACATGAAAAAACTCGAAACATTGGCATCAGAGCCCAAATCCAATAATTCCTTCTACATTCAGGATTATGCTGGGCTCAATGGTCTTCTGACAAACTTGCAAACGAAGATCTTCAACATAGAAG GCTCTAAACAGGACCTGGCTCAGACATGGGAAAAAGAACTTTCACAGAGTGGAATGAGTGCTGAGTTTACTGAG GACACATTGATTCTAGGATCAGTAGGATCCAATAACTGGAAAGGATCTCTTTATCAGATTAAGGATAAGAATTCACCTGAGATAGAAATTCAAGACCCAGACATGAAGACTGATTCTTATATGG GCTACTCTGTTTCTGTTGGAAAGAAGAATGGCGTTCCTTTGTACTTTACGGGTGCTCCCAGATACAAACACAGGGGACAGGTCATTGTCTTCAGCAACATTGGAGGTCAATGGAACGTCACAAAAAGAGTTGACAGTGAGCAG CTTGGATCTTATTTTGGGGCGGAGCTGTGTGCTGTTGACATTGACTCTGATGGCACCACTGACTTCCTGATGGTCGGGGCTCCCCTCTATTATGAGCCTCAGAGAGAGGGccgcatgtatgtgtatgccctTACGGAAGAG AACAATCTGGAGAAGATGCAGAACATTTCAGAGTCGTCTCAGGGCAGGTTTGCCTCCTCCATGGCCTCCCTAAGGGACCTCAATGGTGATGGGCTCCAAGACCTGGCAGTGGGAGCCCCACTGGAGGACAACCAGAGAGGAGCCGTCTATATATACCTCGGAGACAAAACTACGGGAATTCGCCAAGAGTATAGTCAG CGCATCAGAGCGAAAATGCTGTCAGAAGGTTTGCAGCAGTTTGGGGTGGCCATTGATGGGAAGTCCGACGTGGATGGACTGACGGAAATTGCAGTGGGCGCTCGTGGACAGGTGGTTCTGCTAAA GTCCAAGCCCATCTTTACTGTGTCGCCGCACCTCTCATTCAGCCCCTCAGAGATCAGCATCCAGCAGTTTGACTGCGCCGAGCACAAGGAGGATTTCCCTGTGTTCTACGTGACCATCTGCTTCAAGATGAGCGAGCAAACCAGAAGCACAAACG ATGCACTGAGCAAAGGGATTCAGTTGGACTATGACCTGGTTGTTGATTCCCAAAGAAAAAACAGCCGAGGTTTCCTTGCTGCAAAAAATGTCACTTTGAGAAGTGTTCAGTCAAGGCTTCATCTAAATAAGAATACAACTTGCCAAAATCACACCATCTATATGCAA AGCTGTGTAATGGACACACTTTCTCCTGTCGTGCTCAAAGTGAACTTCTCCCAAGCTGAGAGCCAGCAGTCTTATGGGATTTTAAATGTTGACAGCAAGAAATTGGCCATGGTGGAG GTGCCCTTTGAAAAATCATGTGGACACAATGACACATGTGTGGCAAAGCTAAAAATGGACTTCAACTTCAC CTCCACAGAACTGGTGTTGTTTACTGATCAGGAGTATTTACATGTGAGAGTGGAACTGGCAAATGAGGGTGATGATTCTTATAACACCAGCCTCCTTTTCAAGTATCCAGAAGGCCTGTCTCACTCAAAGTTAACACCTATCAAG CAAAACAAGAGAGCGCTGACTCGATGTACAGGAGACCAAGACAAAACTGACCTTACCATCTGCAGTGTGAGTCTTCCTGTCTTCCGCAGTGAAAGTTGG GCCATATTCAATGAGTCCTTTTACATCACCCCCAGTCTAGATTGGAATGATTTCTTTGCAATTACCATCACTGCACACAG TGACAATGGGGGGGACTATCCTGTAACAAAGACTCTTCCTGTACGTTTTGCTGTCAACCTGAATGTGAAGTT CTGGGACACCCGCGAGGCCTCATACCTTGATTACTCATTAGAAGACAAAGGACCCAAAACACTTAGACATATGTATCAG GTAGCCAACATGGGAAGGGTGCCTCTGCCGGTCACAGTAAATTTTACCTTTCCAACAAAACCTGAGAACCACTTTGAAATCCGTGATTACAGAATTTCACACGACAAG GGTAATGAAACAATCCAGTGTGATGACCCTGAGGATACAAGTACTCCG AACTGTACAGACTGCAAGATGGTGAGGTGTTTCATTCCCATATTAAAGATCTCTGACAAGGTCAAGTTCACACTGACCGTGGATGCTGTCTACAACCTCAGTCCAAAT GAATATACATTCTCTGAAAAGAGATATAAGGTGGAATACAAAAGTTCTGCGCAGATCAGCTATAATGAAACACGTTATGTGCAGACTGGAAATGACCAAACT GTTACTGGAGCAGTTCCAGACTTCCCTTGGAATCAG GGCGTAACCAAAGTTGAGTTCATTGTCCCAATCCACCAACCTCTGATCATAGGTTTAGCAAGTAGCGGAGGACTGCTGCTGCTCATCATCATTGCTGTAGCTCTATACAAG TGTGGATTTTTCAAGCGTAAAAAATTCGGCGAAGAGAACGATATTTACTGCAACAAGGAGATGACTCCAGAAGACCCCGAGGAGGCGGCACAGCCGCTTGAGGCCAAGCCTCTCGTGAACGAGGCTCCCACAGAAAATGGCTCCCCTGCTAGTCCCGACTCGGAGGAAGCACAGAAAGTAGATGCTGATTGTGAACAGTGA
- the LOC125297827 gene encoding zinc finger CCCH domain-containing protein 6-like, whose product MAFANLFSSPPGEVDFNALASTHHKKFRSDQPYQNPKRHYETPRNTNPKKRRRKNNVSRGDVRKGYESEKERGHRMGPFKYEEEQANVHQKPSQCHINKETKLPGTPQSSLGPSSEGHQKNGQRVNKRMLFAKNNMHRTNMNEDVHKRQGRDTNSGKGCVFDDKKRAKMSKQSHQNYSFNQRSEAGSKKGRDKWQTGRHRPQREERKPFMTQEFKEQNSIDVNGRLFCKHFLGDRCLKGDQCQFVHSHDLGGFKFNGVCKFYVQGCCLKGDNCLFMHKTFPCKFFHTGRKCYQDNSCKFSHDALTELTKGLLDKFLEEQKVARETLEPETQQPEPKPALDFATNPVKLSFYSTAPAPEQLPVCRFSFGAKDSEFTPASTAQAAPSTPQTAPPPDTLPAQTRPPMSSLFSSTPSPVSRPVCRFSFGANNADFTPDPPSSVRQPGPSPAKTDPAASAGPDPVPNSRTPLSASPPSPSPAQPGGPSATISSLPSGAGDGPMVKTEMPSSPTPPGPTPSVLRTLFTPLSPCRPDDEEEEDLEMGCSQDAGRSCTDAAPRLCTKDISKVKEESGSHTEAPLVAPDQVLTLKAEPDLVKEMKKEEEEREPPTAPLKPVHCSTPTIPLKPVPCFTSTAPLKRVPCSTPTAPLKRVPCSTPITNPRKSYRPLTVDPPLLPFTAYHAQPPPSTSPRDVSAKALTPSVDSNSQSAVRRRAPLRPGAGMCTTQAESQGRHSLPVQTLTWSVPSTHSVSRSALQNRSLNSELDP is encoded by the exons ATGGCATTTGCGAACTTATTTTCCAGTCCACCAGGGGAAGTGGATTTTAACGCTTTAGCGTCTACACATCACAAAAA GTTTAGGTCGGACCAGCCATATCAGAATCCGAAGAGGCACTATGAGACCCCCAGGAACACAAACCCaaagaaaagaaggagaaagaat AACGTTTCAAGAGGTGATGTTAGGAAGGGGTATGAGTCGGAAAAGGAAAGAGGACATCGCATGGGGCCATTTAAATATGAAGAGGAGCAGGCAAATGTCCATCAAAAGCCTAGCCAGTGTCACATAAACAAGGAAACCAAGCTTCCTGGAACCCCACAAAGCAGTTTGGGGCCTAGTTCTGAAG GTCACCAGAAGAATGGACAAAGGGTCAACAAGAGAATGCTCTTTGCCAAAAACAATATGCACAGAACAAACATGAATGAAGATGTTCATAAGCGACAGGGCCGGGATACCAACAGTGGTAAAGGCTGTGTTTTTGATGACAAAAAAAGGGCGAAGATGTCAAAACAAAGCCACCAAAATTATTCTTTCAACCAGAGATCCGAAGCTGGATCGAAGAAAGGACGGGACAAGTGGCAGACG GGGAGACACAGGCCCCAACGGGAAGAGAGGAAGCCCTTCATGACGCAGGAATTCAAAGAGCAGAACTCCATAGACGTGAATGGGCGTCTCTTCTGCAAGCACTTTCTCGGGGATAGGTGCCTAAAG GGCGATCAGTGCCAGTTTGTGCACTCCCATGACCTCGGAGGTTTTAAGTTCAATGGAGTCTGCAAATTTTACGTCCAGGGCTGCTGCTTGAAAGGAGACAATTGTCTCTTCATGCACA aaaCCTTCCCCTGCAAGTTCTTCCACACAGGCAGGAAGTGTTACCAAGACAACAGCTGCAAGTTCTCTCACGATGCACTTACTGAGCTGACCAAAGGACTGCTGGACAAG TTCCTTGAAGAACAAAAGGTGGCTCGTGAGACTTTGGAACCTGAAACCCAACAACCGGAACCCAAACCTGCTTTGGACTTTGCGACAAATCCTGTAAA GTTGAGTTTCTACAGCACGGCTCCGGCCCCTGAACAGCTGCCTGTGTGCCGGTTCAGCTTTGGAGCGAAGGACAGCGAGTTCACTCCCGCCTCTACCGCGCAGGCTGCGCCCTCTACACCTCAAACTGCCCCGCCACCAGACACCTTACCAGCGCAGACTCGCCCTCCGat GTCAAGCCTTTTCAGCTCGACTCCGTCTCCTGTGTCCCGGCCTGTGTGTCGGTTCAGCTTTGGAGCCAACAATGCCGACTTCACCCCAGATCCTCCCAGCTCTGTCCGCCAGCCTGGCCCCTCTCCTGCCAAGACAGACCCAGCAGCGTCCGCTGGACCCGATCCGGTGCCCAACTCCCGCACACCCCTCAGCGCCTCACCACCGTCCCCCTCACCAGCGCAACCCGGCGGGCCAAGCGCCACCatctcctcccttccctctgGAGCTGGAGACGGTCCAATGGTCAAGACGGAGATGCCCAGTTCCCCAACGCCTCCTG GTCCCACTCCCTCAGTCCTAAGGACCCTCTTCACCCCTCTGAGTCCGTGTCGGCCcgatgatgaggaagaggaggatctAGAGATGGGATGTAGTCAGGATGCAGGCCGAAGTTGCACTGATGCAG CGCCTAGGCTCTGCACTAAGGATATTAGTAAGGTCAAAGAGGAGAGTGGAAGTCACACCGAGGCCCCACTGGTGGCCCCAGACCAAGTGCTTACCCTGAAGGCAGAACCAGACCTGGTCaaagagatgaagaaagaggaagaggagagagagcctcCGACCGCCCCTTTAAAGCCGGTCCACTGCTCCACCCCAACCATCCCTTTAAAGCCTGTCCCCTGCTTCACCTCGACCGCCCCTTTAAAGCGGGTCCCCTGCTCCACCCCGACTGCCCCTTTAAAGCGGGTCCCCTGCTCCACCCCGATCACTAACCCCCGCAAGTCCTACAGACCCCTCACTGTGgaccctccactcctccccttCACTGCGTACCATGCCCAGCCTCCCCCTTCTACCTCTCCCCGGGATGTCAGTGCAAAGGCTCTCACTCCCAGCGTGGACTCCAACTCCCAGAGTGCCGTGCGGCGCCGAGCCCCTCTCCGCCCTGGCGCAGGAATGTGCACGACGCAGGCAGAGTCCCAGGGTCGGCACAGTCTGCCAGTGCAGACTCTCACGTGGTCTGTGCCCTCGACACACTCCGTCTCACGGTCAGCACTACAGAACAGGAGTCTGAATTCTGAACTGGACCCTTGA
- the LOC125298092 gene encoding E3 ubiquitin-protein ligase TRIM39-like — translation MYKNVMCDVICKKCIIATDEDEGKKLNGKVNDIEKEEHQKLKQQNEDLLKQHEEEKTLKKEVETLNQKITGLLSQLEENKREVERLNHQIKGKIATDEDEGKKLEGKVNDIKKENQELKQQNKDLLKKQSEEEKTLKKEVETLNQKITGLLSQLEENKREVERLNHQIKANDEDKEKKTEGKLNEKTEENQELKQLNEGAFPQNHGLVIQVKPWKTVKRLKEILTMDEASVKGDLEVDSWRKSVKCTKLNRNETLNAMSTYILCKETFSSGQHFWEVNVNDKQSWFVGVCSNTLRGQHGVSLTPQNGCWLLCYDKHQGLFVNTDPKITSVQEENKYQFKRLGVFLDCCRHSLTFYDGVSLSCLCTICDVGPTLPLVPVFSPGVRDLYEVQIMN, via the exons ATGTAtaaaaatgtaatgtgtgatgtgatttgtaaaaaatgtataATAGCAACTGATGAAGATGAAGGGAAAAAATTGAATGGAAAAGTGAATGACATCGAGAAAGAAGAGCATCAGAAACTGAAACAGCAAAATGAAG ACCTACTGAAACAGCATGAGGAGGAGAAGACTCTGAAAAAGGAGGTGGAGACTCTGAATCAGAAGATCACAG GGCTGCTGAGTCAACTggaagagaataagagagaagtggagagactCAACCACCAGATTAAAG GAAAAATAGCAACTGATGAAGATGAAGGAAAAAAACTGGAGGGAAAAGTGAATGACATCAAGAAAGAGAATCAGGAACTAAAGCAGCAAAATAAAG ACCTACTGAAGAAacagagtgaggaggagaagacTCTGAAAAAGGAGGTGGAGACTCTGAATCAGAAGATTACAG GGCTGCTGAGTCAACTggaagagaataagagagaagtggagagactCAACCACCAGATTAAAG CAAATGAtgaagataaagaaaaaaaaacggagGGAAAACTGAATGAGAAAACTGAAGAGAATCAGGAACTGAAGCAGCTAAATGAAG GTGCTTTTCCTCAGAATCACGGACTAGTAATCCAAGTAAAACCGTGGAAGACAGTGAAACGTCTTAAAG AAATCCTCACCATGGATGAAGCCAGTGTAAAGGGCGACCTGGAAGTAGATAGTTGGAGGAAAAGTGTGAAATGCACTAAACTAAACAGAAATGAAACACTAAACGCTATGTCTACATACATTCTATGTAAAGAGACCTTCAGTTCAGGACAACACTTCTGGGAGGTGAATGTAAATGATAAACAATCCTGGTTTGTAGGGGTTTGCAGTAACACACTGAGAGGACAGCATGGAGTGTCTTTAACTCCTCAGAATGGCTGCTGGCTTCTCTGTTATGACAAACACCAGGGTCTCTTTGTTAACACTGATCCGAAAATTACTTCAGTCCAGGAGGAAAATAAATATCAGTTTAAGAGGCTAGGAGTGTTTTTAGACTGTTGCAGGCATTCTTTGACCTTTTATGATGGTGTTTCTCTGTCATGCCTCTGCACTATCTGTGATGTGGGACCAACTCTCCCACTGGTTCCTGTGTTTAGCCCTGGAGTGAGAGACCTGTATGAAGTGCAAATTATGAATTGA